In one Zymobacter palmae genomic region, the following are encoded:
- a CDS encoding thymidylate synthase: MQPYLNLMRHVLENGTRKSDRTGTGTISVFGYQMRFDLSEGFPCLTTKKLHLRSIIHELLWFLQGDTNIAYLKENGVRIWDEWADEDGELGPVYGYQWRSWPAPNGESIDQISTLIQQIKTNPDSRRLIVSAWNPALVDQMALPPCHALFQFYVADGKLSCQLYQRSADIFLGVPFNIASYALLTHMVAQVCGLEPGEFIHTLGDAHLYLNHLEQAELQLTREPRPRPTLVLNPEVKDIFGFTFEDIALEGYDPHPHIKAQVSV; encoded by the coding sequence ATGCAGCCATATCTGAATTTGATGCGACATGTGCTGGAAAACGGTACGCGCAAGAGTGACCGTACGGGTACCGGTACGATCAGCGTTTTTGGTTATCAGATGCGTTTCGATCTGTCCGAAGGTTTTCCCTGCCTGACTACCAAGAAACTTCACCTGCGCTCCATCATTCATGAGCTGCTATGGTTTCTGCAGGGCGACACCAATATCGCGTATCTCAAGGAAAACGGTGTCCGTATTTGGGACGAGTGGGCTGATGAAGACGGCGAACTGGGGCCTGTCTACGGCTATCAGTGGCGCAGCTGGCCGGCACCGAACGGTGAATCCATCGACCAGATCAGCACTCTGATCCAGCAGATCAAGACCAATCCTGATTCGCGTCGCCTGATTGTGTCGGCTTGGAACCCTGCGCTGGTCGATCAGATGGCGCTGCCGCCGTGCCATGCTTTGTTCCAGTTCTACGTGGCGGACGGCAAGCTGTCGTGCCAGCTGTATCAGCGCAGTGCGGATATCTTCCTCGGGGTGCCGTTCAACATCGCCAGCTATGCGCTGTTGACGCACATGGTGGCGCAGGTATGCGGTCTCGAACCGGGTGAGTTTATCCATACGCTAGGCGATGCCCACCTCTATCTGAACCATTTGGAACAGGCAGAGCTTCAGCTGACGCGTGAGCCGCGTCCGCGCCCGACGCTGGTGCTCAATCCCGAGGTTAAGGATATTTTCGGTTTTACCTTCGAGGATATTGCGCTCGAAGGCTATGACCCGCATCCTCATATCAAGGCACAGGTATCTGTATGA
- a CDS encoding dihydrofolate reductase, with protein MSEHDVPVAMIAALSRNRVIGADNKMPWHLPEDLGHFKRLTWQKPIIMGRNTFESIGRPLPSRHNIVLTRDPEFAAEGVVVCRDWPSALAAAQQYALEHGAEEVMVIGGGQVYAEAMPDADKLYLTEIRMTVEGDTRFPLLEDDVWQEQERVAGNPDEGQPYYDFVTYVRQSR; from the coding sequence ATGAGTGAACACGATGTTCCCGTGGCGATGATTGCCGCACTGTCGCGCAATCGCGTGATTGGTGCTGACAACAAGATGCCGTGGCATTTGCCTGAAGACCTCGGGCACTTCAAGCGTCTCACGTGGCAGAAACCGATCATCATGGGCCGCAATACGTTCGAGTCCATCGGGCGTCCGCTGCCGTCGCGCCATAACATCGTGCTGACGCGCGACCCTGAATTTGCTGCCGAAGGTGTTGTGGTCTGCCGTGATTGGCCCAGTGCACTGGCTGCTGCTCAGCAGTACGCGTTGGAGCACGGCGCAGAGGAGGTCATGGTCATCGGCGGCGGTCAGGTGTATGCCGAAGCCATGCCGGATGCCGACAAGCTCTATCTGACCGAGATCCGCATGACCGTCGAAGGCGATACGCGGTTTCCGCTATTGGAAGACGATGTCTGGCAGGAACAAGAGCGCGTGGCAGGGAACCCCGATGAAGGGCAGCCCTACTACGATTTCGTCACGTACGTACGCCAGTCACGCTAA
- a CDS encoding ProQ/FINO family protein has protein sequence MTGSLDTLFASLDQQIRDLVQERQAALAQVASLEQENHRLRERLATLETRLSSVVSHVRAMASWDVASPAQEQDDPACDVTASSLPSTLEQHVETTSEASSATADEVRSDFPLSATDEKVATALTSLSNAETNTDMSSSLDNASVQDPADAPSPQQLLKQWYSRYPKAFFKAHTRPLQIGIHEALIDAEPWSARLIRRTLACYVNLPRYMKSVRPGAQRVDLEGRPASQVTEEEALHAREQLKQLQARQKSREEEQQQRRMSTKLEALQRQHQH, from the coding sequence GTGACAGGTTCTCTCGATACGCTTTTTGCGTCACTGGATCAGCAGATTCGCGATCTTGTACAGGAACGGCAGGCAGCCTTGGCACAGGTGGCATCGCTTGAGCAGGAGAATCACCGACTGCGCGAGCGGCTGGCGACGCTGGAAACGCGTCTGTCCAGTGTCGTGTCGCATGTGCGGGCGATGGCCTCATGGGACGTTGCGTCCCCTGCGCAGGAGCAAGATGATCCCGCATGCGATGTGACAGCTTCATCATTGCCGTCTACGCTTGAGCAGCATGTCGAGACCACCTCTGAAGCCTCCTCTGCGACGGCCGATGAAGTACGTAGCGACTTCCCGTTGTCGGCTACCGATGAGAAGGTGGCCACAGCGCTTACCTCCTTGTCTAATGCCGAGACCAACACTGACATGTCTTCTTCCCTCGATAATGCCTCTGTGCAGGACCCGGCGGATGCGCCTTCTCCGCAGCAGCTGTTGAAGCAGTGGTATTCGCGCTATCCCAAAGCCTTCTTCAAGGCACATACACGTCCCTTGCAGATCGGCATTCATGAAGCGCTGATCGATGCTGAACCGTGGTCGGCGCGTCTGATCCGCCGCACGTTGGCCTGCTACGTCAATCTGCCACGCTATATGAAATCGGTACGACCGGGTGCACAGCGCGTCGATCTGGAAGGCCGGCCAGCCAGCCAGGTGACGGAAGAGGAAGCGCTGCATGCGCGCGAACAGCTCAAGCAGCTGCAGGCCCGTCAGAAAAGCCGTGAAGAAGAACAGCAGCAGCGACGCATGTCGACCAAGCTTGAAGCGTTGCAACGGCAGCACCAGCACTGA
- a CDS encoding DUF1656 domain-containing protein, giving the protein MWLREMAWGGVLVSPMVMYCAISLVLLLSLRFWLRDTRIGRVAWREGWFDVALFICLLAAVMWFFSVV; this is encoded by the coding sequence ATGTGGTTACGTGAAATGGCGTGGGGAGGCGTTCTGGTCAGCCCCATGGTGATGTATTGCGCGATCAGCCTCGTGCTGCTGTTGAGCCTGAGGTTCTGGCTGCGCGATACGCGCATCGGTCGGGTGGCTTGGCGGGAAGGGTGGTTCGATGTAGCCCTTTTCATTTGCTTGCTGGCCGCCGTGATGTGGTTTTTTAGCGTGGTGTGA